The following proteins are encoded in a genomic region of Streptomyces lunaelactis:
- a CDS encoding ATP-binding cassette domain-containing protein yields MLQAIGLTSTHRRDLPPAVDDLTFEARSGCVTALLGAPGSGKTTALRLMLELESGRGVTYFRGNPLHSIAHPAREVGVLLGDVPGHPARTARGQLRLLCAAAGVPVSRADEMLDVVGLAGLGGRRLGTLSLGMDRRLGFASALLGDPQTLILDEPSKGLSPRENSWLSGLLRTHASYGGTVLYTTSDPKEAARLADRVVTLDGGRLVADQDAAAFSRTRLRPRVAVRTPHAARLAAVVAGEARAAQRSVEVVTEEGNLLSVYGSNCAEIGETAFRHGVLVHRLTDEVGDRGPAPAPAPVAARGAASAATAGTDGEKRLVPPSAERPGALSHPSPPRPVRSPLRPLRYELRRLLGVRTAALIATAVLVASVALCVLLARIGDTPLPALLAAWPDFLPLPPAAFGAGLVGALSFGEEFRYPALATARGTVPRRLGLLLAKLAVTAATALLLAVLVAAADSQALRLVYGSDLTPVLQNWPALIASWGGLAVGCAWAGLLAAGVFRVAAAGVAAVLAVPVLIAPLVQKALVVPSARSIAGLPSRLRELAWVQLPQQADLLLMAVVRLVAQPVGAALTLSLSALICAYLFTGLRRGARW; encoded by the coding sequence ATGCTCCAGGCCATCGGACTCACCAGCACCCACCGCCGAGACCTTCCGCCCGCCGTCGACGATCTCACCTTCGAAGCCCGGTCCGGTTGTGTCACGGCCCTGCTCGGCGCCCCCGGCTCCGGCAAGACAACGGCTCTTCGGCTGATGCTCGAACTCGAGTCCGGCCGGGGTGTCACGTACTTCCGCGGCAATCCCCTCCACAGCATCGCCCACCCGGCCCGTGAGGTCGGGGTGCTCCTCGGCGACGTACCGGGTCATCCCGCGCGGACGGCCCGGGGCCAGCTCCGTTTGCTCTGCGCGGCTGCCGGGGTGCCCGTGTCCCGCGCCGACGAGATGCTGGACGTCGTCGGTCTCGCGGGCCTCGGGGGCCGGCGGCTCGGCACGCTCTCCCTCGGCATGGACCGCAGACTCGGGTTCGCCTCCGCGCTGTTGGGCGACCCGCAGACGCTCATTCTCGACGAGCCGTCGAAGGGCCTCTCGCCCCGCGAGAACAGCTGGCTGTCCGGACTGCTGCGTACGCACGCCTCCTACGGCGGAACCGTCCTCTACACCACCAGCGACCCCAAGGAGGCGGCCCGCCTCGCCGACCGCGTCGTCACCCTCGACGGTGGCCGACTCGTCGCCGATCAGGACGCGGCCGCCTTCTCCAGAACCAGGCTCCGCCCCCGGGTCGCCGTCCGCACCCCGCACGCCGCCCGCCTCGCCGCGGTTGTCGCCGGCGAGGCGCGCGCCGCTCAGCGCTCCGTCGAAGTGGTCACCGAGGAGGGCAACCTCCTCTCCGTCTACGGCAGCAACTGCGCCGAGATCGGCGAGACCGCCTTCCGGCACGGTGTACTGGTCCACCGGCTCACCGACGAGGTGGGTGACAGGGGCCCCGCCCCCGCACCTGCCCCCGTAGCAGCACGGGGAGCGGCATCTGCGGCGACCGCGGGCACCGACGGCGAGAAACGGCTCGTCCCGCCCTCGGCGGAGCGCCCCGGCGCACTGTCCCACCCGTCCCCTCCGCGCCCCGTACGCAGCCCCCTGAGGCCGCTGCGCTATGAACTCCGCCGTCTCCTCGGAGTCCGTACTGCCGCGCTCATCGCAACCGCCGTGCTCGTCGCCTCTGTCGCCCTGTGCGTTCTGCTCGCCCGCATCGGCGACACCCCGCTGCCCGCCCTCCTCGCCGCCTGGCCCGACTTCCTGCCCCTGCCGCCCGCCGCCTTCGGTGCCGGCCTCGTCGGGGCGCTCTCCTTCGGTGAGGAGTTCCGCTACCCCGCCCTCGCGACCGCACGCGGCACCGTGCCCCGCCGCCTCGGCCTGCTCCTCGCGAAACTCGCGGTGACCGCGGCGACCGCCCTGCTGCTCGCAGTGCTCGTCGCGGCCGCCGACTCCCAGGCCCTCCGCCTCGTGTACGGAAGCGATTTGACCCCCGTCCTGCAGAACTGGCCCGCGCTGATCGCCAGTTGGGGCGGGCTGGCGGTCGGCTGCGCCTGGGCCGGGCTGCTCGCCGCCGGGGTCTTCCGGGTCGCGGCCGCCGGAGTGGCCGCCGTGCTCGCCGTACCCGTCCTGATCGCCCCCCTCGTACAGAAGGCCCTCGTCGTTCCGTCAGCACGTTCGATCGCCGGACTGCCGAGCAGGCTGCGCGAGCTGGCCTGGGTGCAGCTGCCGCAGCAGGCCGACCTCCTGCTGATGGCAGTCGTACGCCTCGTCGCCCAACCTGTCGGTGCGGCACTGACGTTGTCGTTGTCGGCCCTGATCTGCGCATATCTGTTCACGGGCCTTCGTCGCGGCGCACGTTGGTGA
- a CDS encoding sensor histidine kinase codes for MPSSKWIAWPTREALSRVGVPRVRIALDVAVLAGMAAWAMSGAYTSGFFHGWRAVLPPLALLCCAAAVLRYHRTTLANRLLPSLGLLAAIAVVGAGAYAAGAAVPSVVLWISVSVMAMERLPLAPGLVIGVVTVALFPLTQDNGALAAGITVGSVLLGGYSLRLDAGARGAGFLLLAQERAAREAEATSAALDERARIAREIHDVLAHSLSAQLVHLEAARLQIERGPAGPFRDQILERVVAARGMAREGLEETRQALSALRGETAPVEDYLRELSVADGAETAVTGERRQLCAEASQAVRRVAQEALTNVRKHAPGAKVRMLLAYAEGEVALEVRDSGTTATAGELGASGAGYGLLGMRERAELLGGSLEAGPEGEGFVVRLRVPV; via the coding sequence GTGCCCAGCAGCAAGTGGATCGCGTGGCCCACGCGGGAAGCGCTGTCCCGCGTCGGTGTACCGCGCGTCCGTATCGCTCTCGACGTCGCCGTGCTGGCGGGCATGGCGGCCTGGGCGATGTCCGGCGCGTACACATCGGGCTTCTTCCACGGGTGGCGCGCAGTGCTCCCGCCGCTCGCCCTGCTCTGCTGCGCTGCGGCCGTCCTGCGCTACCACCGGACGACGCTGGCAAACCGACTGCTGCCCTCCCTCGGCCTGCTGGCGGCCATCGCCGTAGTGGGGGCGGGGGCGTACGCAGCCGGGGCAGCGGTTCCCTCGGTGGTGCTGTGGATCTCCGTCTCCGTCATGGCGATGGAGCGACTCCCGCTCGCCCCCGGCCTGGTCATCGGCGTGGTGACGGTCGCACTCTTCCCCCTGACCCAGGACAACGGAGCCCTGGCGGCAGGGATCACGGTGGGCTCGGTACTGCTCGGCGGGTACTCACTGCGTCTCGACGCCGGCGCCCGCGGCGCGGGATTCCTGCTGCTCGCCCAGGAACGGGCCGCCCGCGAGGCCGAGGCCACCTCCGCCGCACTCGACGAACGGGCCCGTATCGCACGCGAGATCCATGACGTCCTCGCACACAGCCTCTCCGCGCAGCTCGTGCACCTGGAAGCGGCCCGGCTGCAGATCGAGCGAGGACCGGCAGGGCCCTTCCGCGACCAGATCCTGGAGCGGGTGGTGGCGGCACGCGGCATGGCACGCGAGGGCCTCGAGGAGACCCGCCAGGCGCTCTCCGCCCTGCGCGGCGAGACGGCTCCCGTCGAGGACTATCTGCGGGAGCTGTCCGTCGCGGACGGAGCGGAGACCGCGGTGACGGGGGAGCGGCGGCAGCTGTGCGCCGAAGCGTCGCAGGCGGTACGGCGGGTGGCCCAGGAGGCCCTGACCAATGTGCGCAAGCACGCGCCCGGCGCCAAGGTGCGCATGCTGCTCGCGTACGCGGAGGGCGAAGTGGCCCTGGAGGTACGGGACTCGGGCACCACAGCCACGGCCGGTGAGCTCGGGGCGTCCGGCGCCGGGTACGGTCTGCTGGGAATGCGCGAGCGGGCCGAGCTGCTCGGCGGCTCCCTGGAGGCGGGACCAGAGGGAGAGGGCTTCGTGGTGCGGCTGCGAGTGCCGGTATGA
- a CDS encoding DUF485 domain-containing protein has translation MEKPEGRDAAAVRLDDPWYDALASGWGELDGTGAPAPVVPAPPAAPESPGPSAGDIYLEVQRSVAFQEVRSRYRRFVVPTVLAFLVWYLAYVVAATTAPGLMARPVTGAVNVAMVAGLGQFLTTFLLTWAYARHARLRRDRAALDLRWDTQEMTRGLER, from the coding sequence GTGGAAAAGCCGGAAGGACGGGATGCCGCGGCGGTGCGGCTCGACGACCCGTGGTACGACGCGCTGGCCTCCGGCTGGGGTGAGCTGGACGGCACCGGCGCCCCCGCGCCCGTCGTGCCGGCGCCGCCCGCGGCGCCGGAGAGCCCCGGCCCCAGCGCCGGCGACATCTATCTGGAAGTGCAGCGCAGCGTCGCCTTCCAGGAGGTGCGCAGCCGCTACCGGCGGTTCGTCGTCCCCACCGTTCTCGCCTTCCTCGTCTGGTACTTGGCTTATGTCGTCGCGGCGACCACCGCTCCCGGGCTGATGGCCCGGCCGGTGACGGGAGCGGTGAATGTGGCCATGGTCGCCGGGCTCGGACAGTTCCTCACCACCTTCCTGCTGACCTGGGCGTACGCCCGCCATGCGCGGCTGCGCCGGGACCGCGCCGCGCTCGATCTGCGCTGGGACACACAGGAAATGACGCGAGGGCTCGAGCGTTGA
- a CDS encoding response regulator transcription factor, whose amino-acid sequence MTGQIARVIVADDQAVVREGIVMLLGLLPGIEVIGSARDGEEAVALVAELAPDVVLMDLRMPRCDGVEATRRIRSEHPGTQVVVLTTYADDDSLFPALRAGARGYLTKDADGDEIVRAIQDVLAGRAGLSPVVQRRLLEQVTGAPEPTGPKLPDGLTAREGEVLTLIAEGLTNTDIARRLHISTATVKTHINNLFAKTGIHDRAQAVRYAYREGLAQPPGTTVT is encoded by the coding sequence ATGACCGGGCAGATCGCCAGAGTGATCGTCGCCGACGACCAGGCGGTGGTGCGCGAGGGCATTGTGATGCTCCTCGGGCTGCTGCCCGGCATCGAGGTCATCGGCTCGGCCAGGGACGGCGAAGAGGCGGTCGCCCTCGTCGCCGAACTCGCCCCCGATGTCGTCCTGATGGACCTGCGGATGCCGCGCTGCGACGGGGTCGAGGCGACCCGCCGTATCCGCAGCGAACACCCCGGCACCCAGGTCGTGGTGCTCACCACCTACGCAGACGACGACTCGCTCTTCCCCGCGCTGCGGGCCGGAGCGCGCGGCTATCTCACCAAGGACGCCGACGGCGACGAGATCGTACGGGCCATCCAGGACGTCCTCGCGGGCCGGGCCGGGCTCTCACCGGTGGTGCAGCGACGCCTCCTCGAGCAGGTCACCGGGGCGCCCGAGCCGACCGGGCCGAAGCTGCCCGACGGACTGACCGCGCGCGAGGGCGAAGTGCTGACCCTGATCGCCGAGGGCCTCACCAACACCGACATCGCGCGCCGACTGCACATCTCCACGGCCACGGTGAAGACGCATATCAACAACCTCTTCGCGAAGACCGGCATCCATGACCGGGCCCAGGCGGTCCGGTACGCCTATCGGGAGGGTCTGGCGCAGCCACCTGGCACGACCGTCACCTGA
- a CDS encoding S1 family serine peptidase — protein sequence MRHPLARALTGALALITVAAVAPLASPAPAAADSVVVGGYSVQVEDSPWVVALSSRDRFGGTRAGQFCGGVVVAPTKVMTAAHCLSRTVLGTDVTGVRDLAVVSGRTRLLGTGGREIPVSATWIAPEYSPGTNSSDLAVLTLAEALPASHAIGLAGVGDPAYAPGTSATVYGWGDMTGSGSYASSLRAASVTVLPDSACGQAYPGGLGGRYLESTMLCAGHPRGGRDACQGDSGGPLVARGRLIGLVSWGSGCGRADSPGVYTRISAVAAS from the coding sequence ATGCGTCATCCTCTCGCCCGAGCCCTGACCGGGGCGCTGGCCCTGATCACGGTGGCTGCCGTGGCGCCGCTCGCTTCACCCGCCCCCGCGGCCGCCGACAGTGTGGTCGTGGGCGGCTATTCGGTGCAGGTCGAGGACAGTCCATGGGTGGTGGCGCTGTCCAGCCGTGACCGGTTCGGCGGAACGCGAGCCGGTCAGTTCTGCGGCGGTGTGGTGGTGGCGCCGACGAAAGTGATGACCGCCGCCCACTGCCTGAGCCGGACCGTACTCGGCACGGACGTGACTGGTGTGCGCGATCTGGCGGTCGTCTCGGGGCGCACGCGGCTGCTCGGTACGGGCGGCCGCGAGATCCCGGTGAGCGCCACCTGGATCGCGCCGGAGTACTCCCCGGGGACGAACAGCTCGGACCTGGCGGTGCTGACGCTGGCGGAGGCGCTGCCCGCCTCCCATGCGATCGGCCTCGCGGGCGTCGGCGATCCGGCGTACGCGCCCGGTACGAGCGCCACCGTCTACGGCTGGGGCGATATGACGGGCAGCGGAAGCTATGCGTCCTCGTTGCGGGCGGCGAGCGTGACCGTGCTGCCGGACTCGGCTTGCGGGCAGGCGTATCCCGGTGGCCTGGGCGGGAGGTACCTGGAGTCCACGATGCTCTGCGCCGGACACCCGCGGGGCGGGCGCGACGCCTGTCAGGGGGACAGCGGAGGGCCGCTGGTCGCCCGAGGGCGGCTCATCGGACTTGTCTCCTGGGGCAGTGGCTGCGGCCGGGCCGACAGCCCAGGGGTGTACACACGCATCTCGGCGGTGGCCGCGTCGTAG
- a CDS encoding RNA polymerase sigma factor yields the protein MSASTSRTLPPEIAESESVMALIERGKADGQIAGDDVRRAFEADQIPPTQWKNVLRSLNQILEEEGVTLMVSAAESPKRARKSVAAKSPAKRTATKTVAAKTATAKTVAATAAPAAETVDVQADEVEANAPAKKAAAKKTAAKKTAAKKTVAKKTVAKKTAGKKDSDEAAEGEEVDEAQPGAKGEEEEAEGENKGFVLSDDDEDDAPAQQVAVAGATADPVKDYLKQIGKVPLLNAEQEVELAKRIEAGLFAEDKLANADKLAPKLKRELEIIAEDGRRAKNHLLEANLRLVVSLAKRYTGRGMLFLDLIQEGNLGLIRAVEKFDYTKGYKFSTYATWWIRQAITRAMADQARTIRIPVHMVEVINKLARVQRQMLQDLGREPTPEELAKELDMTPEKVIEVQKYGREPISLHTPLGEDGDSEFGDLIEDSEAVVPADAVSFTLLQEQLHSVLDTLSEREAGVVSMRFGLTDGQPKTLDEIGKVYGVTRERIRQIESKTMSKLRHPSRSQVLRDYLD from the coding sequence GTGTCGGCCAGCACATCCCGTACGCTCCCGCCGGAGATCGCCGAGTCCGAATCTGTGATGGCGCTCATCGAGCGGGGAAAGGCTGATGGGCAGATCGCCGGCGATGACGTGCGTCGGGCCTTCGAGGCTGACCAGATTCCGCCAACCCAGTGGAAGAATGTTCTGCGCAGCCTCAACCAGATCCTCGAGGAAGAGGGTGTGACGCTGATGGTCAGTGCCGCGGAGTCGCCGAAGCGCGCCCGCAAGAGCGTCGCAGCGAAGAGCCCGGCAAAGCGCACCGCCACCAAGACCGTCGCGGCCAAGACCGCCACGGCGAAGACCGTCGCGGCCACCGCGGCGCCGGCGGCCGAGACCGTCGACGTCCAGGCCGACGAGGTTGAGGCGAACGCGCCTGCCAAGAAGGCGGCCGCCAAGAAGACGGCAGCCAAGAAGACGGCGGCGAAGAAGACCGTCGCCAAAAAGACCGTGGCCAAGAAGACCGCGGGCAAGAAGGACTCCGACGAGGCCGCCGAGGGCGAAGAGGTCGATGAGGCCCAGCCCGGTGCCAAGGGCGAGGAGGAAGAGGCCGAGGGCGAGAACAAGGGCTTCGTCCTCTCCGACGACGACGAGGACGACGCGCCTGCGCAGCAGGTCGCGGTCGCCGGCGCCACCGCCGACCCGGTCAAGGACTACCTCAAGCAGATCGGCAAGGTCCCGCTCCTCAACGCCGAGCAGGAGGTCGAGCTCGCCAAGCGCATCGAGGCGGGCCTGTTCGCCGAGGACAAGCTGGCGAACGCCGACAAGCTCGCGCCGAAGCTCAAGCGCGAGCTGGAGATCATCGCCGAGGACGGCCGCCGCGCCAAGAACCACCTGCTGGAGGCCAACCTCCGCCTGGTCGTCTCGCTGGCCAAGCGCTACACCGGCCGCGGCATGCTCTTCCTGGACCTGATCCAGGAGGGCAACCTGGGTCTGATCCGCGCGGTCGAGAAGTTTGACTACACCAAGGGCTACAAGTTCTCCACGTACGCCACCTGGTGGATCCGTCAGGCGATCACCCGCGCCATGGCTGACCAGGCCCGCACCATCCGTATCCCGGTGCACATGGTCGAGGTCATCAACAAGCTCGCGCGCGTCCAGCGTCAGATGCTCCAGGACCTGGGCCGTGAGCCCACCCCGGAGGAGCTGGCCAAGGAGCTCGACATGACCCCCGAGAAGGTCATCGAGGTCCAGAAGTACGGTCGCGAGCCGATCTCCCTCCACACCCCCCTGGGTGAGGACGGCGACAGCGAGTTCGGTGACCTCATCGAGGACTCCGAGGCGGTCGTACCGGCCGACGCGGTCAGCTTCACGCTCCTGCAGGAGCAGCTGCACTCGGTGCTCGACACCCTGTCCGAGCGTGAGGCGGGCGTGGTCTCCATGCGCTTCGGTCTCACGGACGGCCAGCCGAAGACCCTGGACGAGATCGGCAAGGTCTACGGCGTGACGCGTGAGCGCATCCGTCAGATCGAGTCCAAGACCATGTCGAAGCTGCGTCACCCGTCGCGTTCGCAGGTTCTGCGCGACTACCTCGACTAG
- a CDS encoding FadR/GntR family transcriptional regulator, with the protein MSTLAHTMMTAARPAESGLAGPGDLDRYPYAESPGAGRVGPPPWDGADVELGRVGRRAAGNRGRGLHGQLVQQLGQMIVSGDLGADRPLVPEEIGQRFEVSRTVVRESLRVLEAKGLVSARPNVGTRVRPVSDWNLLDPDIIEWRAFGPQRDDQRRELSELRWTIEPLAARLAAGHGREDVQQRLGDMVEIMGHALTQGDGITFSRADAEFHSLLIQLASNRMLEHLSGIVSAALQVSGGPVAGCDRPTEASLAHHARIADALATGDAHAAESAMRQLLTVHQEVERVVPAPREH; encoded by the coding sequence GTGAGTACCCTTGCGCACACCATGATGACCGCCGCCCGCCCCGCCGAGTCCGGCCTCGCCGGCCCGGGCGACCTCGACCGATACCCCTACGCGGAGTCGCCCGGCGCCGGCCGCGTAGGCCCTCCCCCCTGGGACGGTGCCGACGTCGAGTTGGGCCGGGTCGGCCGCCGCGCGGCAGGCAACCGGGGCCGCGGACTGCACGGCCAACTCGTCCAGCAGCTCGGCCAGATGATCGTCTCCGGGGACCTCGGCGCCGACCGCCCGCTCGTACCCGAGGAGATCGGCCAGCGCTTCGAGGTCTCCCGCACCGTCGTCCGTGAATCCCTGCGCGTCCTCGAGGCCAAGGGCCTTGTCAGCGCCCGCCCCAATGTCGGCACCCGGGTCCGTCCGGTCAGCGACTGGAATCTGCTGGACCCCGACATCATCGAGTGGCGTGCCTTCGGTCCGCAGCGTGACGATCAGCGCCGGGAGCTGAGCGAGCTGCGGTGGACCATCGAGCCGCTCGCCGCGCGCCTCGCCGCGGGGCACGGCCGCGAGGACGTTCAGCAGCGTCTCGGCGACATGGTCGAGATCATGGGCCACGCCCTCACTCAGGGTGACGGGATTACTTTCTCCCGGGCGGACGCGGAGTTCCATTCCCTCCTGATCCAGCTCGCGAGCAACCGCATGCTGGAGCACCTCTCCGGCATCGTTTCGGCCGCCCTTCAGGTCTCCGGCGGCCCGGTCGCCGGCTGTGACCGCCCTACCGAGGCGTCCCTGGCCCACCACGCGCGGATTGCCGACGCCCTCGCCACCGGCGATGCGCACGCAGCCGAGTCCGCCATGCGTCAACTGCTCACGGTTCACCAGGAGGTGGAGCGAGTCGTGCCCGCTCCGCGCGAGCACTGA
- a CDS encoding DUF7455 domain-containing protein, with protein MTTVLTPASPLTAADRCDRCGAQAYLRVVLTSGGELLFCAHHGRKFEPELKKIAAEIQDETERLTAVPASVGEEDR; from the coding sequence GTGACTACTGTTCTGACCCCCGCGAGCCCGCTGACGGCCGCTGACCGCTGCGACCGCTGCGGCGCCCAGGCTTATCTGCGCGTCGTCCTGACCAGCGGTGGCGAGCTGCTCTTCTGTGCCCACCACGGGCGCAAGTTCGAGCCGGAACTCAAGAAGATCGCCGCAGAAATACAGGATGAGACGGAGCGACTGACGGCTGTGCCGGCCAGCGTCGGCGAGGAAGATCGCTGA
- a CDS encoding DNA gyrase/topoisomerase IV subunit B, with translation MTAETSVPSTALLTADRDGSNYTARHLLVLEGLEAVRKRPGMYIGSTDSRGLMHCLWEIIDNSVDEALGGHCDHIEVVLHEDGSVEVKDNGRGIPVDVEPKTGLSGVEVVMTKLHAGGKFGGGSYAASGGLHGVGASVVNALSARLDVEVDRNSATHTISFRRGAPGMFTEQGPDSPFDPANGLLKGKRVPRGRTGTRVRYWADRQIFLKDAKLSLDHLYQRARQTAFLVPGLTIVVRDERGIDGEGKTEETFRFDGGISEFCEYLAQDKAVCDVQRLTGQGTFKETVPVLDDRGHMTPTEVTRELGVDIALRWGTGYDTGVKSFVNIIATPKGGTHMTGFERSVTKTMNEVLRSAKMLRVAEDDIVKDDALEGLTAVVTVRLAEPQFEGQTKEVLGTSAASRIVANVVAKELKAFLTSTKRDDRAQARAVMEKAVAAARTRIAARQHKDAQRRKTALETSSLPAKLADCRSDDVERSELFIVEGDSALGTAKLARNSEFQALLPIRGKILNVQKSSVSDMLKNAECGAIIQVIGAGSGRTFDIDAARYGKIVLLVDADVDGAHIRCLLLTLFQRYMRPMVEAGRVFAAVPPLHRVELTQPKKGQDKYVYTYSDSELRTTLLEFQRKGVRFKDSIQRYKGLGEMDADQLAETTMDPRHRTLRRINIGDLESSEQVFDLLMGNEVAPRKEFITSSAATLDRSRIDT, from the coding sequence GTGACCGCCGAAACGTCCGTGCCGTCCACAGCGCTGCTGACTGCAGACCGTGACGGTTCCAACTACACCGCGCGGCACCTGCTCGTACTCGAGGGGCTCGAGGCGGTCCGCAAGCGCCCGGGCATGTACATCGGGTCCACCGACAGCCGCGGCCTGATGCACTGCCTCTGGGAGATCATCGACAACTCTGTCGACGAGGCTCTCGGCGGCCACTGCGACCACATCGAGGTGGTCCTTCACGAGGACGGATCCGTCGAGGTCAAGGACAACGGCCGGGGCATCCCTGTCGACGTCGAGCCCAAGACCGGCCTCTCGGGTGTCGAGGTCGTGATGACCAAGCTGCACGCTGGCGGGAAGTTCGGCGGCGGCTCGTACGCCGCATCGGGCGGACTGCACGGCGTGGGCGCCTCCGTCGTCAACGCCCTCTCCGCCCGCCTCGACGTCGAGGTGGACCGCAACAGCGCCACCCACACCATCAGCTTCCGGCGCGGCGCCCCCGGCATGTTCACCGAGCAGGGCCCCGACAGCCCCTTCGACCCGGCCAACGGGCTGCTCAAGGGCAAGCGGGTACCCAGGGGCCGCACCGGCACGCGCGTGCGGTACTGGGCCGACCGGCAGATCTTCCTCAAGGACGCCAAGCTCTCACTGGACCACCTCTACCAGCGCGCCCGCCAGACCGCCTTCCTCGTGCCGGGCCTCACCATCGTCGTCCGCGACGAGCGCGGCATCGACGGCGAGGGCAAGACGGAAGAGACGTTCCGGTTCGACGGCGGCATCAGTGAGTTCTGCGAGTACCTGGCCCAGGACAAGGCCGTCTGCGACGTGCAGCGGCTCACCGGGCAGGGCACCTTCAAGGAGACCGTGCCGGTCCTCGACGACCGCGGCCATATGACCCCCACCGAGGTCACCCGCGAGCTCGGCGTCGACATCGCCCTGCGCTGGGGCACGGGCTACGACACCGGGGTCAAATCCTTCGTCAACATCATCGCCACCCCCAAGGGCGGCACCCACATGACCGGCTTCGAGCGCTCCGTCACCAAGACGATGAACGAGGTGCTGCGCTCCGCCAAGATGCTGCGCGTCGCCGAGGACGACATCGTCAAGGACGACGCCCTGGAGGGACTCACCGCGGTCGTCACAGTCCGGCTGGCGGAGCCGCAGTTCGAGGGCCAGACCAAGGAAGTGCTCGGCACCTCCGCGGCCAGCCGGATCGTCGCCAATGTCGTCGCCAAGGAGCTCAAGGCCTTCCTGACCTCCACCAAGCGCGACGACAGGGCCCAGGCCCGTGCGGTGATGGAGAAGGCCGTCGCCGCCGCCCGCACGCGTATCGCGGCCCGTCAGCACAAGGACGCGCAGCGCCGTAAGACCGCGCTGGAGACCTCCTCGCTGCCTGCCAAGCTCGCCGACTGCCGCAGCGACGACGTGGAGCGCAGCGAGCTCTTCATCGTCGAGGGGGACTCGGCGCTCGGCACCGCCAAGCTCGCGCGGAACAGCGAGTTCCAGGCGCTGCTGCCGATCCGCGGAAAGATCCTCAACGTCCAGAAGTCGTCCGTCTCGGACATGCTCAAGAACGCCGAGTGCGGCGCGATCATCCAGGTCATAGGAGCGGGGTCGGGCCGGACCTTCGACATCGACGCCGCCCGCTACGGCAAGATCGTCCTGCTCGTCGACGCCGATGTCGACGGCGCCCACATCCGCTGTCTGCTGCTCACGCTCTTCCAGCGCTATATGCGGCCGATGGTGGAGGCGGGCCGCGTATTCGCCGCCGTACCGCCGCTGCACCGCGTCGAGCTGACCCAGCCCAAGAAGGGCCAGGACAAGTACGTGTACACGTACTCCGACAGCGAGCTTCGGACGACACTGCTGGAGTTCCAGCGCAAGGGGGTCCGCTTCAAGGACTCCATTCAGCGCTACAAGGGTCTCGGCGAGATGGACGCCGACCAGCTCGCGGAGACCACGATGGACCCGCGCCACCGCACGCTGCGCCGGATCAACATCGGCGACCTCGAGTCCTCGGAGCAGGTCTTCGATCTGCTGATGGGCAATGAGGTGGCGCCTCGCAAGGAGTTCATCACCAGCTCCGCGGCGACGCTGGACCGCTCGCGGATCGACACCTGA